The following coding sequences lie in one Vibrio toranzoniae genomic window:
- a CDS encoding AzlD family protein, which yields MNIETSVGGTLLIIIAMALVTLITRWGGVYVMSFVPISERIQRFISAMSGSVLVALLAPLAVEGDNGARAALFSTAVVMFIVKKPLPAIAAGIIAAAAMRSF from the coding sequence ATGAATATCGAGACGAGCGTAGGTGGAACACTACTAATAATCATCGCAATGGCATTAGTCACGCTTATCACCCGCTGGGGTGGTGTGTATGTCATGTCGTTTGTTCCAATTAGCGAACGTATTCAACGTTTCATCAGTGCGATGTCAGGTTCTGTATTAGTTGCCCTTCTAGCACCTCTTGCAGTAGAAGGTGACAACGGCGCTAGAGCGGCACTCTTTTCGACAGCTGTCGTCATGTTCATCGTCAAAAAGCCTCTACCAGCAATCGCAGCAGGCATCATTGCCGCGGCGGCAATGCGATCTTTTTAG
- a CDS encoding methyl-accepting chemotaxis protein, which produces MVFSVVLAIAVTSAILLFMGYKTFQNNTWQAIESESRNTLQAHAKGISDWFHDKKQAVHGLKQQVQLNPSLDIVPHLRQTLVSGGFGLSYYGNKEGEMFRHDPSLNKAGYDPRVRGWYKETLAQNKAVTTKPYVSVTMQALVVTLTDPVTENGSIIGVAASNLALDKLIKDVLAIQVPGNGRAILIDKEGTVVAHQNKEFILKQVNEIAPELSVSGLNNAAQSLTTIFTQVDGNERVIMAEPINGTDWLLVIEMDKDVLEQPLFDMLVSQVTTGLIVLIVMAVATSWFVARQLVELGRVSEALADIAEGEGDLTKRLQVSSKDEVGQLADKFNVFVDRLHGMMTNVTRVSTAMNNGAEHANSSALKRSDSVSRQQDEITMVATAVTEMATATSEIAANADNTAKSATHSVELSEQGFQQMAKSQSSINELATELTSAVSIISELEEHGQQIASILATIREIAEQTNLLALNAAIEAARAGEQGRGFAVVADEVRVLSQRTHASTEEIEDKIKRLQQATNGAVKVMTQSHDMAKTSVHDVDMAGESLAQIREAIQMISDMATQIASAAEEQSLVTAEINTNTESVREVSDVMALDATDAVSQADQLSHLASDLKQELSRFKL; this is translated from the coding sequence ATGGTTTTCTCTGTCGTTTTGGCGATTGCAGTGACATCTGCCATTCTTCTTTTTATGGGTTATAAAACCTTTCAAAACAACACCTGGCAAGCGATAGAAAGCGAGAGCCGCAATACATTGCAAGCACACGCGAAAGGGATCAGTGATTGGTTCCATGATAAGAAACAAGCCGTGCATGGCTTAAAACAGCAAGTGCAACTTAATCCATCATTAGATATTGTCCCTCATTTGCGTCAAACCCTTGTATCTGGTGGCTTTGGATTGAGTTATTACGGTAATAAAGAGGGGGAGATGTTTCGTCATGATCCTTCGCTTAATAAAGCGGGCTATGACCCAAGAGTCCGAGGTTGGTATAAAGAGACTTTGGCTCAGAATAAAGCCGTAACAACAAAGCCGTATGTTAGCGTCACAATGCAAGCGTTAGTGGTAACACTTACTGACCCTGTCACTGAAAACGGCTCTATTATTGGTGTTGCCGCTTCAAACCTTGCGTTGGATAAGCTGATTAAAGACGTATTGGCGATTCAGGTTCCAGGAAATGGACGTGCGATTCTCATTGATAAAGAAGGTACGGTCGTTGCGCACCAAAACAAAGAGTTCATTCTTAAACAAGTTAATGAGATCGCACCTGAACTCAGTGTTTCTGGTTTAAACAACGCTGCGCAGAGTCTAACGACGATCTTTACTCAAGTTGATGGTAACGAACGCGTGATCATGGCGGAACCAATCAATGGCACCGACTGGTTGCTTGTTATTGAAATGGATAAAGATGTATTGGAGCAACCACTGTTCGATATGTTAGTGAGCCAAGTTACAACAGGCTTGATTGTATTGATCGTGATGGCGGTAGCAACGTCTTGGTTTGTTGCTCGACAGCTGGTGGAGTTAGGGCGAGTAAGTGAAGCTTTGGCGGATATTGCTGAAGGCGAAGGTGATTTAACGAAGCGCCTTCAAGTATCGAGCAAAGACGAAGTAGGGCAACTCGCCGATAAGTTTAATGTGTTCGTAGACCGACTTCATGGAATGATGACAAACGTCACCCGAGTTTCAACTGCCATGAACAATGGTGCAGAGCACGCCAATAGCAGCGCATTGAAGCGTAGTGATAGCGTAAGCAGGCAGCAAGACGAAATCACCATGGTGGCAACCGCAGTGACTGAGATGGCGACGGCGACCTCTGAAATTGCTGCTAACGCTGATAACACAGCCAAAAGTGCGACTCATTCTGTTGAATTGAGCGAGCAAGGCTTCCAACAAATGGCCAAGAGTCAATCTTCTATCAACGAGCTTGCAACCGAGCTAACCAGTGCTGTATCTATCATTAGTGAGTTGGAAGAACACGGTCAGCAAATTGCGTCTATTTTGGCGACAATACGTGAAATCGCTGAGCAAACGAATTTACTAGCGCTCAATGCAGCGATTGAAGCCGCTAGAGCTGGCGAACAAGGTCGTGGTTTTGCTGTGGTTGCGGATGAGGTTCGAGTGCTTTCTCAACGCACTCATGCTTCAACAGAAGAGATCGAAGACAAGATCAAGCGTTTGCAGCAAGCGACCAATGGTGCGGTGAAAGTGATGACACAAAGTCATGATATGGCGAAGACAAGCGTGCACGATGTAGATATGGCAGGAGAGAGCTTGGCTCAAATCCGTGAAGCGATTCAGATGATCAGCGACATGGCGACTCAGATCGCTTCTGCTGCTGAAGAGCAATCACTGGTTACCGCGGAAATTAATACCAATACTGAGTCTGTGCGTGAAGTGAGTGATGTTATGGCGTTGGACGCAACTGATGCTGTTTCACAAGCGGATCAGCTTAGCCACTTAGCCAGCGATTTGAAGCAAGAGTTGTCACGATTTAAGCTTTAA
- the viaA gene encoding ATPase RavA stimulator ViaA: MLGADGLNLALMVADSGIIDTAMNDLIARSQVMMAAENKGVKTSVKNHLVKWRGKVKKRVTKVCETDRFQEEIALYQEVIHWDESQFFDEIDSVIKKLEWHSAFYLQARRLMEHNKGVYNAMFPHYFCDQWYQSLSDAIKQAQVTELETSKEKVLADLYQRMETMKNMDKVTESGDEGSVGRLWDMASAKLSKTDLTVMKRHAEFLNKHKGLQEIAEKLGRMAGEEDDPSLHKAPVEELQMVEEKSDEAVDDIVGIHESDDLNKMLPNETMFLAYPELEVIFYKHLADKRLLSYRSQGKSRTLRKVKAQKPDSKNVDIEKGPFIVCVDASGSMSGFPEQSAKAMAYALMQIALAEERDCYVILFSSEHITYELTRQDGLREASDFLSYSFHGGTDLEPVLMKSIDLMMGDKYKNADLIVLSDFIAPKQSDEMIAQVEKLKAHKNRFHAVSLSKYGNPQLMTMFDHCWAYHPSLVGRFMKKW, from the coding sequence ATGTTAGGAGCAGACGGCTTAAACCTTGCTTTAATGGTTGCTGACTCAGGCATCATAGATACCGCGATGAATGATCTCATCGCTCGTTCTCAGGTCATGATGGCTGCTGAGAACAAAGGCGTGAAAACGTCGGTAAAAAACCACTTGGTTAAATGGCGCGGCAAAGTGAAAAAACGCGTCACCAAGGTGTGTGAAACAGACCGATTCCAAGAAGAAATCGCACTTTACCAAGAAGTGATCCACTGGGATGAGTCCCAGTTTTTTGATGAAATTGACAGTGTCATCAAAAAATTGGAGTGGCACTCAGCGTTTTATCTTCAAGCTAGACGCCTAATGGAACACAATAAGGGCGTTTACAATGCGATGTTCCCGCACTATTTCTGCGACCAGTGGTATCAATCACTGTCCGACGCGATCAAGCAAGCGCAAGTTACCGAACTTGAAACCAGCAAAGAGAAAGTCTTAGCCGATCTATACCAGCGCATGGAAACCATGAAAAACATGGATAAAGTGACGGAGTCTGGTGATGAAGGCAGTGTGGGGCGCTTGTGGGATATGGCATCGGCTAAGTTGAGTAAAACTGACTTAACCGTAATGAAGCGCCATGCCGAGTTTTTAAATAAGCATAAAGGTCTTCAAGAGATCGCCGAAAAGCTTGGCCGTATGGCTGGTGAGGAAGATGATCCTTCGTTGCACAAAGCCCCTGTAGAAGAACTGCAAATGGTGGAAGAGAAAAGCGATGAAGCGGTTGATGACATTGTAGGGATTCACGAGAGCGATGACCTCAATAAAATGCTGCCAAACGAAACCATGTTTTTAGCTTACCCTGAGCTTGAAGTTATCTTCTATAAGCACTTGGCTGACAAGCGTTTATTGAGCTACCGTTCGCAAGGGAAGTCTCGTACGTTACGCAAAGTGAAGGCGCAAAAGCCAGATAGCAAGAACGTCGATATTGAAAAAGGTCCATTCATCGTTTGTGTGGACGCGTCTGGCTCAATGAGTGGCTTCCCAGAGCAATCAGCCAAAGCAATGGCGTATGCCTTGATGCAAATCGCGCTCGCGGAAGAGAGAGACTGTTACGTGATTTTGTTCTCTTCAGAACACATTACTTATGAATTGACTCGACAAGATGGCTTGCGCGAAGCGAGTGACTTTTTAAGTTACTCATTCCACGGCGGTACGGATCTAGAGCCTGTTCTGATGAAGTCGATTGATTTGATGATGGGCGATAAATATAAGAATGCTGATTTGATTGTACTTTCTGACTTTATCGCGCCTAAGCAGTCTGATGAAATGATTGCTCAAGTCGAGAAACTCAAAGCGCACAAAAACCGTTTCCATGCGGTGAGTCTTTCTAAATACGGCAACCCTCAACTTATGACGATGTTTGATCATTGTTGGGCGTATCACCCGAGCTTGGTTGGTCGTTTTATGAAGAAGTGGTAG
- a CDS encoding AzlC family ABC transporter permease, translated as MTENTQHLQRSSTELHEFTRIDVWNGFTQLLPLSMFVIVFGLAFGVAAAQTGLDEFPTLLMSTLVFAGASQFATLDMWGAEVPLIPVLITVFAINARHLLMGATLYPWLRQLPPAKRYGVMLVASDANWAMALNAFGRKEPGFGLLVGGGLALWSFWIIGTWVGIYFGSAIQDPVSLGLDMVMGCFLLSMVVVGPKSLRIFAIWTTAAASSMLAYWYLPENSHVVVGAISGGVLGACWKEKKA; from the coding sequence ATGACAGAAAATACTCAACACCTTCAACGCTCCTCAACTGAATTACACGAATTTACACGAATCGACGTCTGGAACGGCTTCACCCAACTTTTGCCTCTCTCTATGTTTGTGATCGTTTTTGGCCTCGCATTCGGTGTTGCAGCGGCACAAACAGGGCTGGATGAGTTTCCAACTCTGTTAATGAGCACTCTCGTTTTTGCAGGTGCTTCACAGTTTGCTACGTTGGATATGTGGGGAGCAGAAGTGCCCCTTATTCCAGTTCTTATTACCGTATTTGCGATCAATGCTCGCCACCTTTTGATGGGGGCCACGCTATATCCTTGGTTACGTCAACTCCCACCGGCAAAACGATATGGTGTGATGTTAGTAGCTTCGGACGCAAACTGGGCAATGGCACTCAATGCATTTGGGAGGAAAGAGCCGGGATTTGGCTTGCTCGTTGGTGGTGGTTTAGCACTTTGGTCATTTTGGATTATTGGCACTTGGGTTGGAATTTACTTTGGTAGCGCAATCCAAGATCCTGTGAGTCTTGGGCTCGATATGGTTATGGGCTGTTTTTTACTTTCCATGGTGGTAGTCGGGCCTAAAAGCTTAAGAATTTTTGCTATTTGGACGACTGCAGCAGCGTCTTCAATGCTGGCGTATTGGTATTTACCAGAAAATAGCCATGTTGTAGTTGGTGCTATCTCTGGCGGAGTCTTGGGTGCTTGTTGGAAGGAGAAAAAAGCATGA
- a CDS encoding lipase family protein has translation MKPLKRYQYERYAVLCNLAYPRVFKQTRYGFDPNGQRIIKNQFGKTMIRVLWSSDKDEVVVVIKGSHSISDWLLTFALWTRSCKRIGLNYRVHAGFYHLMFQESQPNRNEDKLGLTVIERLETTLIPLLEQGKRISITGHSSGGAIGCVFADYFDQKYPGCIKRIVTFGQPAIGDWSFRKHYRLRKKTYRICCDIDIVTFMPPVPLLYWHVGKVLWLYNGRIYENTPTFIRLGRSIFSWLIRPFSYHLMSKYIRNKDFFDQH, from the coding sequence GTGAAACCATTAAAACGATACCAATATGAGCGCTACGCCGTTCTCTGTAACCTCGCCTACCCCCGGGTTTTCAAGCAAACTCGTTATGGTTTCGACCCTAATGGACAACGCATCATAAAGAACCAGTTTGGCAAAACCATGATTCGCGTGTTGTGGAGCAGCGACAAAGATGAAGTGGTTGTGGTTATCAAAGGATCGCACAGCATCTCAGATTGGTTACTGACTTTTGCTCTATGGACAAGAAGTTGCAAAAGAATTGGGCTCAATTATCGTGTTCATGCAGGTTTCTATCATCTAATGTTTCAAGAAAGCCAACCAAACAGGAATGAAGATAAGCTCGGCTTGACGGTAATCGAACGATTGGAAACGACGCTCATCCCTCTTTTAGAACAAGGCAAAAGAATCTCCATTACGGGTCACTCTTCCGGTGGTGCGATTGGTTGCGTGTTTGCCGACTACTTTGACCAGAAATACCCAGGTTGCATCAAACGAATCGTGACCTTTGGACAACCTGCGATTGGTGACTGGAGTTTTCGAAAGCACTATCGTTTGCGTAAGAAAACCTACCGCATCTGTTGTGACATCGACATCGTGACCTTCATGCCGCCCGTACCTTTACTGTATTGGCATGTAGGAAAGGTACTTTGGCTCTACAACGGCAGAATCTATGAGAATACGCCAACCTTCATTCGTCTTGGACGATCTATTTTTAGCTGGTTGATACGACCTTTCTCTTATCACTTGATGAGCAAATATATCCGCAATAAGGATTTCTTTGACCAACACTGA